TCATTACATATGTGCCTAAAGATCCAAGCTTTAGTGTGAGAACTTCATTCTGTTTGGACACAACAACAAAAGGACCTACTTATGATAATAAGCACACACATGGGtttcgaaaaaaaaacagaaacaagatcgtaaatgcaataaaaaaaaagttcatctTTACCCCATAATCAATGTCGAAACCATCAATCTGGACATTATCACCATAGTCCTGAACATAAATCAATGTTTTTTCCCAGCCAAGACATTGTAAGTACGAGACTATTGCAATCTAAAGCTAGTTAAAGTCTTTAGCTTTACATACCTCAATTTTCTCAAGAAGGTTATTTATAGTGACATTGGCTAATCTGTGGAACTCATCCTCCTGCAATAtcgaactgttttttttttacatttttatgaaACTCATGAACCTGAAACAGTAATTTAAAGGGAAAGAGAATAGGAAGTAAGTTACCTATAATCGATAGGAGCAGGACCTTGAGAAGAGAAGCTTCTGATAATAATAGAAGAATCATGGCGGATACGAGATTCAAATGGCTCGTTAGTTTTGTGAGCAAAAGAGCTTAAAACTCTTGTTACATTGCTACGGAGAAGTgttggaggaagcttgagagaccTCGGTAATCTCCGGAGAAACCTTGTAGCTGTAGCCATGGCGGTTTGAGAAACTAATCAAACTATTAGTCGCCTCTCCCTCTGTACT
The nucleotide sequence above comes from Brassica napus cultivar Da-Ae chromosome A9, Da-Ae, whole genome shotgun sequence. Encoded proteins:
- the LOC106386184 gene encoding frataxin, mitochondrial-like isoform X1; this encodes MATATRFLRRLPRSLKLPPTLLRSNVTRVLSSFAHKTNEPFESRIRHDSSIIIRSFSSQGPAPIDYSSILQEDEFHRLANVTINNLLEKIEDYGDNVQIDGFDIDYGNEVLTLKLGSLGTYVMNKQTPNRQIWMSSPVSGPSRFDWDRDANAWIYRRTEAKLHELLEEELENLCGEPIQLS
- the LOC106386184 gene encoding frataxin, mitochondrial-like isoform X2 gives rise to the protein MATATRFLRRLPRSLKLPPTLLRSNVTRVLSSFAHKTNEPFESRIRHDSSIIIRSFSSQGPAPIDYSSILQEDEFHRLANVTINNLLEKIENEVLTLKLGSLGTYVMNKQTPNRQIWMSSPVSGPSRFDWDRDANAWIYRRTEAKLHELLEEELENLCGEPIQLS